One Chanodichthys erythropterus isolate Z2021 chromosome 22, ASM2448905v1, whole genome shotgun sequence DNA window includes the following coding sequences:
- the med31 gene encoding mediator of RNA polymerase II transcription subunit 31 — protein sequence MAGVLETEEQARTRFQLELEFVQCLANPNYLNFLAQRGYLREKPFVNYLKYLLYWKEPEYAKFLKYPHCLHMLELLQYEHFRKELVNAQCAKFIDEQQILHWQHYSRKRTRLQQALAEQQQQQQPQAPSHGNTTSK from the exons ATGGCTGGCGTTTTGGAAACAG AGGAGCAGGCAAGAACCCGTTTCCAGCTGGAGTTGGAGTTTGTTCAGTGCCTAGCGAACCCAAATTACCTGAACT TTCTGGCTCAAAGAGGTTACCTGAGAGAGAAGCCTTTTGTCAATTACTTAAAGTATCTACTCTACTGGAAAGAACCAGAATATGCTAAATTCCTGAA aTATCCTCATTGTTTGCACATGTTAGAGCTGTTGCAGTATGAGCACTTCCGAAAGGAGCTGGTGAATGCGCAGTGTGCCAAGTTCATAGATGAACAGCAGATCCTGCACTGGCAGCATTACTCACGAAAGCGCACACGCCTACAGCAAGCACTCGcggagcagcagcagcaacagcagcctCAGGCTCCATCCCATGGCAACACCACCTCCAAATGA